A section of the Triticum dicoccoides isolate Atlit2015 ecotype Zavitan chromosome 7A, WEW_v2.0, whole genome shotgun sequence genome encodes:
- the LOC119331665 gene encoding formin-like protein 6: MSLYFRRLFNRRSPAGLVEISSNILVFDQCFSMDMLEEDELKPYIGGILKQLLARYSIDSLMVFNFEGGKKNSQTARIFSGYDMSAMGYPRNYEGCPLLTLEMIHHFLRSSESWLSLSQDNFLLIHSEHGGWPVLAFALAALLVYLRRCKDERKALETIHKYAPPGLVELYSPLNPAPSHLRYLKYVSRRHKSPELWPPADRMLNLNCAIIRTVPNFDGQGGCRPIFRIYGPDPLAPNDSSAKVLFSTPKTDDFVQLYTQEDSEIIKINIRCPVRGDIVMECVSVDEDFKHEVMVFRVMFSTAFVEDNLLLLDRDQIDILWDTKHRFPVDFRVEVIFSEIDATTSIHTSEPSSESESNHITDAASEQNGLNNVHDGFDVISMQETEISNGTPEHNIPDSRSVQTSQMEPENIHSSAPEAESVGPTIQDRELSVDAPKFEDDNDAIADTSSSQEAESVGPTSQEDELAENASAGEESEGSTTNSTANSDAQLADPPGTEADAATAEHSDANSESGSPSGSASSSSPKFDEDTEEAGTADAEVQSIELEGS; this comes from the exons ATGTCGCTGTATTTCCGGCGGCTCTTCAACCGGCGGTCGCCGGCCGGGCTCGTCGAGATCTCCAGCAACATTCTGG TATTTGACCAGTGCTTCTCCATGGATATGCTTGAAGAAGACGAATTGAAGCCATACATTGGAGGCATCTTAAAACAGCTACTTGCACGCTACTCCATCGATTCATTAATGGTATTCAACTTTGAGGGAGGAAAGAAGAACAGCCAAACTGCCCGCATTTTCTCAGGCTATGATATGAGTGCGATGGGTTATCCACGTAACTATGAGGGGTGTCCTTTGCTCACCTTGGAGATGATTCACCATTTTCTTAGGTCTAGTGAAAGCTGGCTCTCGTTAAGCCAGGACAACTTCCTGCTTATACATTCAGAACACGGTGGGTGGCCGGTCCTTGCTTTCGCATTGGCAGCCCTACTGGTTTACCTTCGAAGGTGCAAAGATGAGAGGAAGGCATTGGAGACGATCCACAAATATGCACCACCTGGGCTGGTTGAGCTCTACTCACCACTGAACCCAGCACCTTCTCATTTGAGATACTTGAAGTATGTGTCAAGACGGCACAAATCACCAGAATTGTGGCCTCCTGCTGACAGGATGCTGAACTTGAACTGTGCAATCATCAGGACGGTACCGAATTTTGATGGTCAAGGGGGATGTAGGCCAATATTTCGAATTTATGGCCCAGATCCCCTGGCTCCAAATGACAGTAGTGCCAAAGTTCTCTTTTCAACTCCGAAGACAGATGATTTTGTCCAGCTTTACACGCAG GAAGACAGTGAGATAATCAAGATTAATATCCGATGTCCTGTTCGAGGAGACATTGTCATGGAGTGCGTCAGCGTGGATGAGGACTTTAAACATGAAGTGATGGTATTCAGAGTTATGTTTAGCACGGCTTTTGTTGAAGACAATCTTCTGTTACTTGATAGGGACCAGATTGACATTCTGTGGGACACGAAACACCGGTTTCCCGTAGACTTCAGAGTTGAG GTTATATTTTCGGAGATTGATGCGACCACATCGATTCACACTTCTGAGCCGTCAAGCGAAAGCGAAAGCAATCACATCACGGATGCTGCATCAGAGCAGAATGGTTTGAACAACGTGCATGATGGCTTTGATGTGATATCCATGCAGGAAACAGAAATCAGCAATGGCACACCTGAACATAACATTCCAGATAGCAGATCTGTCCAGACTTCTCAGATGGAACCAGAAAATATCCATTCTTCTGCACCAGAAGCTGAATCCGTAGGTCCAACCATTCAAGATCGTGAACTCTCCGTGGATGCACCAAAGTTTgaggacgacaacgatgctattgcTGATACATCATCCTCGCAAGAAGCTGAATCTGTAGGCCCAACCTCTCAAGAAGACGAACTCGCTGAGAACGCTTCTGCAGGGGAGGAATCAGAAGGGAGTACAACCAATAGCACTGCCAATTCTGATGCGCAGTTGGCAGACCCCCCAGGTACAGAAGCTGACGCAGCCACTGCTGAACATTCTGACGCTAACTCAGAATCAGGTTCACCTTCAGGCAGCGCATCGTCTAGCTCGCCAAAGTTCGACGAAGATACCGAGGAAGCTGGTACAGCTGATGCTGAAGTACAGTCGATAGAACTGGAAGGATCTTGA